A window of the Glaciimonas sp. CA11.2 genome harbors these coding sequences:
- a CDS encoding DUF3096 domain-containing protein, protein MNIGLHLTPIVSLIAGVLILAIPRLLNYIIALYLIVIGLIGLLGK, encoded by the coding sequence ATGAATATCGGTCTCCACCTTACGCCTATCGTCTCTCTGATTGCTGGCGTATTAATTCTGGCTATTCCGCGGCTGCTAAATTACATCATCGCGCTATACCTTATCGTCATTGGCTTAATTGGTCTGCTCGGCAAATAA